The proteins below are encoded in one region of Leishmania mexicana MHOM/GT/2001/U1103 complete genome, chromosome 5:
- a CDS encoding putative ubiquitin-conjugating enzyme: MSYASSSIKRLSNEYRSLQKPENRVREYYVAPLEDNIFEWHFTLRGPGGDDNSLPYKDGIYHGALIFSRSYPLEPPDIIFFTRSGRFAVREKICSTISSYHKELWQPTYDIALTLTALRHFMAQEDEFGVGAFPKNMIALETKEAWAKETWSFTCTTCGMATKDVWETEMKMYPEISPEKEAQVPKLPPPPPPPLAAAAPASATANPEDPKPKQDAPDTPPSSPASPPSTSPSSTLLPSPAAADASETAAKPAGAPQNHHASKDTQSSPALPPSAPTSPPSPPLGPTTTPRPPAADTVTPTTVHASALQSPTPGVHDAPHTPSSAAHEHTAKTGASIEEEGAVSEGADPLACFTDVSPARVVRTPVMTAPPPPAPAAADATPLVTSAVTDSVVAGDVAGASASPLSPTAAAVAPPQFAQRVVVGVNIMEVSIPLRVLDRAIILSFLLAALILLRRGLCGLLMS, from the coding sequence ATGTCGTACGCGTCTTCCTCCATCAAGCGACTCAGCAACGAGTACCGCTCCCTGCAGAAGCCTGAGAACCGAGTCCGCGAGTACTACGTCGCGCCACTGGAGGACAACATTTTCGAATGGCACTTCACGCTGCGTGGCCCCGGTGGGGACGACAACTCGCTTCCGTACAAGGACGGCATCTACCACGGCGCCCTCATCTTCTCCCGCTCCTACCCGCTGGAGCCGCCAGACATTATCTTCTTTACCCGCAGTGGTCGCTTCGCCGTGCGTGAGAAGATCTGCTCGACGATCAGCAGCTACCACAAGGAGCTGTGGCAGCCGACGTACGACATCGCGCTGACAttgacggcgctgcggcattTCATGGCCCAGGAGGACGAGTTCGGCGTTGGCGCCTTCCCAAAAAACATGATCGCACTCGAAACAAAGGAGGCGTGGGCCAAAGAAACGTGGTCGTTCACGTGCACCACGTGCGGGATGGCGACGAAGGACGTGTGGGAGACGGAGATGAAGATGTACCCGGAAATCTCGCCAGAGAAGGAGGCCCAGGTGccgaagctgccgccgccaccaccaccaccactcgcagccgcagccccagccagcgccacggcgaaCCCCGAGGACCCAAAACCAAAGCAAGACGCCCCTGATAccccgccgtcgtcgcccgcctctcccccatccacctccccctcttccacgCTGTTGCCGtcacccgctgccgcggatGCGAGTGAGACAGCTGCCAAACCCGCAGGCGCACCACAGAACCACCATGCGTCCAAGGACACGCAATCCTCACCGGCGTTGCCCCCTTCGGCACCAAcctcaccaccatcaccaccgctaGGACCAACTACCACTCCCCGTCCTCCCGCTGCTGACACGGTCACGCCGACGACAGTGCATGCGAGTGCCCTCCAGTCACCGACACCAGGCGTGCACGACgcaccgcacacgcccagttcagcggcgcacgagcacacaGCGAAGACCGGCGCCTCcatagaggaggagggggcagtgAGCGAAGGTGCCGATCCCCTTGCCTGCTTCACCGACGTGAGTCCTGCTCGAGTTGTACGAACGCCGGTGATgactgcaccaccaccaccagcaccagcagcagcagacgcgaCGCCATTGGTGACAAGCGCTGTGACAGACAGCGTTGTTGCGGGTGATGTGGCAGGGGCGTCAGCTTCTCCTCTTTCaccgactgctgctgccgtggcgccgccgcagttcgcgcagcgcgtcgtcgTTGGCGTGAACATCATGGAAGTCTCGATACCGCTACGCGTTCTTGATCGCGCCATCATCCTCAGCTTCCTCCTTGCTGCGCTGATCCTGCTGCGTCGTGGCCTCTGCGGTCTGCTGATGAGCTAG